A genomic segment from Zerene cesonia ecotype Mississippi chromosome 7, Zerene_cesonia_1.1, whole genome shotgun sequence encodes:
- the LOC119828268 gene encoding protein embryonic gonad-like has protein sequence MNQQCKVCGEPAAGFHFGAFTCEGCKSFFGRTYNNLSSISECKNNGECVINKKNRTACKACRLRKCLLVGMSKSGSRYGRRSNWFKIHCLLQEQQQQHIQHMQTNKSPPTFNTSINPSFLPTNLLPAAALAEYYKNSEKTFTDDVTRQSVSPSDSGASSADPEDDNSSRSTSGLSIFRPASSPSSDKDVRLHAIRNQNKDVRRKKVLAPSPFSLTPPLSATPNFPPRSVPFLPSPMPQLRPIPSGMQAWQNRNGGDLLLHSPAVAGIAVEQDQPIDLSIKSTAVLFRSPKNEEVSDSEPELSIDLSSDTKEMMKNPLDLSLVSKRTEEVPMTG, from the coding sequence TCGTTCTTCGGGCGGACGTACAACAACCTGTCCTCGATATCCGAATGCAAGAACAATGGCGAGTGTGTCATCAATAAGAAAAACAGGACGGCGTGCAAAGCGTGCCGGTTACGAAAATGCCTCCTTGTCGGCATGTCCAAGTCGGGATCGAGGTACGGGCGGCGGTCCAACTGGTTCAAGATCCACTGCCTCTTGCAGGAACAGCAGCAGCAGCACATACAACACATGCAGACGAATAAATCGCCGCCTACGTTCAACACGTCTATAAATCCGTCGTTCCTGCCCACAAATCTTTTGCCCGCGGCGGCTTTGGCGgagtattacaaaaattccGAGAAAACTTTCACTGACGATGTGACGCGGCAGAGCGTGTCGCCATCCGACTCGGGAGCGTCATCCGCTGACCCCGAAGACGATAACAGTTCAAGAAGTACAAGCGGTTTGAGTATATTTCGGCCTGCCTCCTCCCCGAGCAGCGATAAAGATGTCCGCTTACACGCCATACGCAATCAAAATAAAGACGTGAGAAGAAAAAAGGTTCTAGCACCTTCTCCGTTCAGCCTCACCCCGCCTTTGTCAGCGACACCTAATTTCCCTCCACGTAGTGTGCCATTTTTACCTTCCCCCATGCCACAATTGCGGCCTATACCATCTGGTATGCAGGCTTGGCAGAATCGTAATGGAGGAGACCTGCTATTACATTCACCAGCCGTAGCTGGAATAGCTGTAGAACAAGACCAGCCAATAGATCTCTCCATCAAATCAACTGCAGTGCTATTTAGAAGTCCCAAGAACGAAGAGGTCAGTGACTCCGAGCCTGAACTGAGTATTGACTTGAGTTCCGACACAAAAGAAATGATGAAAAATCCACTTGACCTTAGTCTTGTATCGAAACGAACTGAAGAAGTGCCAATGACGGGCTAA